In Actinomycetota bacterium, the following proteins share a genomic window:
- a CDS encoding flavin prenyltransferase UbiX, whose translation MRIVVGITGASGSVYAEKLLKELTRGGHEVKLILTEAAKYVINLEIGLDLAGDFEAIENSLKMWVGGNASDLLEYIEIDDIASKISSGSYPTHAMVVIPCSMGTLASIRAGISKNILERAADVTLKEGRPLILVPRETPLSELHLENMLTLKRAGATILPAMPGFYNRPDSIDDLVSFIVGRLLDLLGIAHHLYKRWEG comes from the coding sequence TTGCGGATAGTTGTTGGAATCACCGGAGCATCCGGCTCCGTCTATGCGGAAAAACTATTAAAAGAGCTCACCAGAGGGGGCCATGAGGTCAAGCTCATCCTGACCGAGGCCGCAAAATACGTCATAAATTTGGAAATCGGTCTAGATTTAGCAGGAGATTTTGAAGCTATAGAGAATTCTCTTAAAATGTGGGTTGGTGGTAACGCTTCGGACCTGCTAGAATATATTGAGATCGACGATATAGCCTCCAAGATCAGCAGCGGCTCCTATCCGACCCATGCGATGGTGGTCATCCCCTGCTCGATGGGGACGCTCGCCTCGATCAGGGCGGGAATATCCAAGAATATCTTGGAGCGGGCCGCTGATGTGACTTTGAAAGAGGGACGTCCCTTGATACTGGTTCCAAGGGAGACGCCTTTAAGCGAGTTACATCTTGAAAATATGCTGACTTTAAAGAGGGCGGGAGCGACCATCTTGCCCGCCATGCCCGGATTTTATAACAGGCCTGATAGCATAGATGATCTGGTCTCTTTCATTGTAGGTCGTCTTTTGGACCTCCTGGGCATCGCCCACCA